A window of Passer domesticus isolate bPasDom1 chromosome 18, bPasDom1.hap1, whole genome shotgun sequence contains these coding sequences:
- the KCNT1 gene encoding potassium channel subfamily T member 1 isoform X5, whose protein sequence is MPFSGEQRSLPGIYKAADGRPVCSECYTNRSFVYDDGSAHRLSSPGGCGGGDGGGSRKSGVILDIASLKMTELESEVLPLPPRYRFRDLLLGDQSFQSDDRVQVEFYVNENTFKERLKLFFIKNQRSSLRIRLFNFSLKLLTCLLYIVRVLLDNPEEGIGCWECEKQNYTAFNQSTNINWSHIFWVDRKTPLWAVQVSIALISFLETMLLTYLSYKGNIWEQIFRISFILEMINTVPFIITIFWPPLRNLFIPVFLNCWLAKYALENMINDLHRAIQRTQSAMFNQVLILICTLLCLVFTGTCGIQHLERAGEKLSLFKSFYFCIVTFSTVGYGDVTPKIWPSQLLVVIMICVALVVLPLQFEELVYLWMERQKSGGNYSRHRAQTEKHVVLCVSSLKIDLLMDFLNEFYAHPRLQDYYVVILCPTEMDIQVRRVLQIPLWSQRVIYLQGSALKDQDLMRAKMDNGEACFILSSRNEVDRTAADHQTILRAWAVKDFAPNCPLYVQILKPENKFHVKFADHVVCEEECKYAMLALNCVCPATSTLITLLVHTSRGQEGQESPEQWQRMYGRCSGNEVYHIRMGDSKFFMEYEGKSFTYAAFHAHKKYGVCLIGIRREENKSILLNPGPRHIMAASDTCFYINITKEENSAFIFKQEEKQKKKGFAGRGSYDGPSRLPVHSIIASMGTVAMDLQNTECRPANSSKLALPAENGSGTRRPSIAPVLELADTSSLLPCDLLSDQSEDEMTQSDEEGSAVVEYVKGYPPNSPYIGSSPTLCHLLPEKAPFCCLRLDKGCKHNSFEDAKAYGFKNKLIIVSAETAGNGLYNFIVPLRAYYRSRKELNPIVLLLDNKPEHHFLEAICCFPMVYYMEGTIDNLDSLLQCGIIYADNLVVVDKESTMSAEEDYMADAKTIVNVQTMFRLFPSLSIITELTHPSNMRFMQFRAKDSYSLALSKLEKRERENGSNLAFMFRLPFAAGRVFSISMLDTLLYQSFVKDYMITITRLLLGLDTTPGSGYLCAMKITEDDLWIRTYGRLFQKLCSSSAEIPIGIYRTESHMFATSEPHDIRAQSQISINVEDCEDTKDVKEHWGIKTSHHRNSCSSDQSEHPLLRRKSMQWARRLSRKGNKHSSKTAEWISQQRLSLYRRSERQELSELVKNRMKHLGLPTTGYDEMNDHQNTLSYVLINPPPDTRLELNDIVYLIRSDPLAHVANDGHSRKSSCSNKLGSGNPETRDETQL, encoded by the exons GGTGCAGGTGGAGTTCTACGTGAATGAAAACACCTTCAAGGAGCGGCTGAAGCTCTTCTTCATCAAGAACCAGCGCTCGA GCCTGAGGATCCGGCTCTTCAACTTCTCCCTGAAGCTGCTGACGTGCCTGCTGTACATCGTGCGTGTGCTGCTGGACAACCCCGAGGAGGGCATCGGCTG CTGGGAATGCGAAAAGCAGAATTACACAGCGTTCAACCAGTCCACCAACATCAACTG GTCCCACATCTTTTGGGTGGACAGGAAAACCCCTCTGTGGGCCGTGCAG gtcaGCATCGCCCTCATCAGCTTCCTGGAGACCATGCTGCTCACCTATCTCAGCTACAAG GGGAACATCTGGGAACAGATCTTTCGCATTTCCTTCATCCTGGAGATGATCAACACGGTGCCGTTCATCATCACG ATATTCTGGCCTCCTTTACGGAATTTGTTCATTCCTGTGTTCCTGAACTGCTGGCTGGCCAAGTATGCCCTGGAGAACATGATT aacGATCTGCACCGAGCCATCCAAAGGACGCAGTCAGCGATGTTCAACCAGGTGCTCATCCTCATCTGCACCCTCCTGTGTCTCGTGTTCACGGG GACCTGCGGCATCCAGCACTTAGAAAGAGCAGGTGAGAAGCTCTCCCTCTTCAAGTCCTTCTATTTCTGCATCGTCACCTTTTCCACCGTGGGCTACGGAGACGTGACACCAAAGATTTGGCCTTCCCAGCTCCTCGTGGTGATCATGATCTGCGTGGCCCTGGTGGTGCTGCCGCTCCAG TTCGAGGAGCTCGTCTACCTGTGGATGGAGCGGCAGAAGTCGGGCGGGAATTACAGCCGGCACCGCGCGCAGACGGAGAAGCACGTGGTGCTGTGCGTCAGCTCCCTCAAGATCGACCTCCTCATGGACTTCCTCAACGAGTTCTACGCCCACCCGCGCCTGCAG GATTACTACGTGGTGATCCTGTGCCCAACAGAGATGGACATCCAGGTGCGGCGCGTGCTGCAGATCCCCCTGTGGTCCCAGAGGGTGATCTACCTCCAGGGCTCTGCGCTCAAGGACCAGGACCTCATGAGAGCCAA GATGGACAATGGAGAGGCTTGCTTCATTCTCAGCAGCCGAAACGAGGTGGacagaacagcagca GACCACCAGACCATCCTGAGAGCCTGGGCTGTCAAAGACTTTGCTCCAAACTGTCCTCTATATGTTCAGATCCTAAAgccagaaaataaatttcacGTCAAGTTTGCTG ATCACGTCGTGTGTGAGGAGGAGTGCAAGTACGCCATGCTGGCACTGAACTGCGTCTGCCCCGCCACCTCCACCCTCATCACGCTGCTGGTGCACACCTCCCGTGGCCA GGAGGGCCAGGAGTCTCCGGAGCAGTGGCAGCGGATGTACGGGCGCTGCTCGGGCAACGAGGTCTATCACATCCGCATGGGGGACAGCAAATTCTTCATGGAGTACGAGGGGAAGAGCTTCACCTACGCCGCCTTCCACGCGCACAAGAA gtaCGGCGTCTGCCTGATCGGCATCCGGAGGGAGGAGAACAAAAGCATCCTGCTGAACCCCGGGCCGCGGCACATCATGGCAGCGTCAGACACCTGCTTCTACATCAACATCACCAAGGAGGAGAACTCTGCCTTCATCTTCAagcaggaggagaagcagaAGAAGAAGGGCTTTGCAGGCAGGGGCAGCTACGACGGCCCCTCCCGGCTGCCCGTGCACAGCATCATCGCCAGCATGG GTACAGTGGCCATGGACCTGCAGAACACCGAGTGCCgccctgccaacagcagcaAGCTGGCACTGCCCGCCGAGAACGGCTCGGGCACGCGCCGGCCCAGCATCGCCCCCGTCCTGGAGCTGGCTGACACCTCgtccctgctgccctgtgaCCTCCTCAGCGACCAGTCCGAGGACGAGATGACGCAGTCGGACGAGGAGGGCTCGGCGGTGGTGGA gTACGTGAAGGGCtaccccccaaactccccctaCATCGGGAGCTCCCCGACCCTGTGCCACCTTCTGCCTGAGAAAGCCCCGTTCTGCTGCCTGAGGCTGGACAAG GGCTGCAAACACAACAGCTTTGAGGACGCCAAAGCCTACGGCTTCAAGAACAAACTGATCATCGTTTCTGCAGAGACAGCTGGCAACGGCCTCTACAACTTCATCGTCCCGCTGCGGGCCTACTACCGCTCCCGCAAGGAGCTCAACCCCATCGTGTTGCTGCTGGACAACAA GCCTGAGCACCACTTTCTGGAGGCCATCTGCTGTTTCCCCATGGTTTACTACATGGAGGGCACCATTGACAA CCTGGACAGTTTGCTGCAGTGTGGCATCATCTACGCCGACAACTTGGTGGTGGTGGACAAGGAGAGCACCATGAGTGCTGAGGAGGACTACATGGCAGATGCCAAGACGATTGTCAACGTCCAGACCATGTTCAG GCTCTTCCCCAGCCTCAGCATTATCACGGAGCTGACCCACCCCTCCAACATGAGGTTCATGCAGTTCAGAGCAAAGGACAGTTACTCTCTGGCCCTTTCCAAGCTAGAAAAG AGAGAGCGAGAGAACggctccaacctggccttcaTGTTCCGGCTGCCCTTCGCGGCCGGGAGGGTCTTCAGCATCAGCATGTTGGACACGCTGCTCTACCAG TCGTTCGTGAAGGATTACATGATCACCATCACTCGGCTGCTGCTGGGCCTCGACACCACGCCGGGCTCCGGGTACCTCTGCGCG ATGAAGATCACAGAGGATGACCTGTGGATCAGGACGTACGGCCGCCTCTTCCAgaagctctgctcctccagcgCCGAGATCCCCATCGGCATCTACAGGACGGAGTCGCACATGTTCGCCACCTCCGAG ccccacgACATCCGAGCGCAG TCACAGATCTCAATCAATGTTGAGGACTGCGAGGACACCAAGGACGTCAAGGAGCACTGGGGCATCAAGACGAGCCACCACAGGAACTCGTGCTCCAGCGACCAGTCGGAGCACCCTCTGCTGCGGCGCAAGAGCATGCAGTGGGCACGGCGGCTCAGCAGGAAGGGCAACAAGCACTCCAGCAAGACGGCCGAGTGGATCAGCCAGCAGCGCCTCAGCCTGTACCGGCGCTCCGAGCGCCAGGAGCTGTCCGAGCTCGTCAAAAACCGTATGAAGCACCTGGGCTTGCCCACCACCGGGTACG ATGAGATGAACGACCACCAGAACACCTTGTCCTACGTCCTGATCAACCCTCCCCCGGACACGCGGCTGGAGCTCAACGACATCGT GTACCTGATCCGCTCGGACCCTCTGGCCCACGTGGCCAACGACGGCCACAGCCgcaagagcagctgcagcaacaAGCTGGGCTCCGGCAACCCCGAGACGCGCGACGAGACCCAGCTGTGA
- the KCNT1 gene encoding potassium channel subfamily T member 1 isoform X2 — protein sequence MPFSGEQRSLPGIYKAADGRPVCSECYTNRSFVYDDGSAHRLSSPGGCGGGDGGGSRKSGVILDIASLKMTELESEVLPLPPRYRFRDLLLGDQSFQSDDRVQVEFYVNENTFKERLKLFFIKNQRSSLRIRLFNFSLKLLTCLLYIVRVLLDNPEEGIGCWECEKQNYTAFNQSTNINWSHIFWVDRKTPLWAVQVSIALISFLETMLLTYLSYKGNIWEQIFRISFILEMINTVPFIITIFWPPLRNLFIPVFLNCWLAKYALENMINDLHRAIQRTQSAMFNQVLILICTLLCLVFTGTCGIQHLERAGEKLSLFKSFYFCIVTFSTVGYGDVTPKIWPSQLLVVIMICVALVVLPLQFEELVYLWMERQKSGGNYSRHRAQTEKHVVLCVSSLKIDLLMDFLNEFYAHPRLQDYYVVILCPTEMDIQVRRVLQIPLWSQRVIYLQGSALKDQDLMRAKMDNGEACFILSSRNEVDRTAADHQTILRAWAVKDFAPNCPLYVQILKPENKFHVKFADHVVCEEECKYAMLALNCVCPATSTLITLLVHTSRGQEGQESPEQWQRMYGRCSGNEVYHIRMGDSKFFMEYEGKSFTYAAFHAHKKYGVCLIGIRREENKSILLNPGPRHIMAASDTCFYINITKEENSAFIFKQEEKQKKKGFAGRGSYDGPSRLPVHSIIASMGTVAMDLQNTECRPANSSKLALPAENGSGTRRPSIAPVLELADTSSLLPCDLLSDQSEDEMTQSDEEGSAVVEYVKGYPPNSPYIGSSPTLCHLLPEKAPFCCLRLDKGCKHNSFEDAKAYGFKNKLIIVSAETAGNGLYNFIVPLRAYYRSRKELNPIVLLLDNKPEHHFLEAICCFPMVYYMEGTIDNLDSLLQCGIIYADNLVVVDKESTMSAEEDYMADAKTIVNVQTMFRLFPSLSIITELTHPSNMRFMQFRAKDSYSLALSKLEKRERENGSNLAFMFRLPFAAGRVFSISMLDTLLYQSFVKDYMITITRLLLGLDTTPGSGYLCAMKITEDDLWIRTYGRLFQKLCSSSAEIPIGIYRTESHMFATSEPHDIRAQISINVEDCEDTKDVKEHWGIKTSHHRNSCSSDQSEHPLLRRKSMQWARRLSRKGNKHSSKTAEWISQQRLSLYRRSERQELSELVKNRMKHLGLPTTGYEDVANLTASDVMNRVNLGYLQDEMNDHQNTLSYVLINPPPDTRLELNDIVYLIRSDPLAHVANDGHSRKSSCSNKLGSGNPETRDETQL from the exons GGTGCAGGTGGAGTTCTACGTGAATGAAAACACCTTCAAGGAGCGGCTGAAGCTCTTCTTCATCAAGAACCAGCGCTCGA GCCTGAGGATCCGGCTCTTCAACTTCTCCCTGAAGCTGCTGACGTGCCTGCTGTACATCGTGCGTGTGCTGCTGGACAACCCCGAGGAGGGCATCGGCTG CTGGGAATGCGAAAAGCAGAATTACACAGCGTTCAACCAGTCCACCAACATCAACTG GTCCCACATCTTTTGGGTGGACAGGAAAACCCCTCTGTGGGCCGTGCAG gtcaGCATCGCCCTCATCAGCTTCCTGGAGACCATGCTGCTCACCTATCTCAGCTACAAG GGGAACATCTGGGAACAGATCTTTCGCATTTCCTTCATCCTGGAGATGATCAACACGGTGCCGTTCATCATCACG ATATTCTGGCCTCCTTTACGGAATTTGTTCATTCCTGTGTTCCTGAACTGCTGGCTGGCCAAGTATGCCCTGGAGAACATGATT aacGATCTGCACCGAGCCATCCAAAGGACGCAGTCAGCGATGTTCAACCAGGTGCTCATCCTCATCTGCACCCTCCTGTGTCTCGTGTTCACGGG GACCTGCGGCATCCAGCACTTAGAAAGAGCAGGTGAGAAGCTCTCCCTCTTCAAGTCCTTCTATTTCTGCATCGTCACCTTTTCCACCGTGGGCTACGGAGACGTGACACCAAAGATTTGGCCTTCCCAGCTCCTCGTGGTGATCATGATCTGCGTGGCCCTGGTGGTGCTGCCGCTCCAG TTCGAGGAGCTCGTCTACCTGTGGATGGAGCGGCAGAAGTCGGGCGGGAATTACAGCCGGCACCGCGCGCAGACGGAGAAGCACGTGGTGCTGTGCGTCAGCTCCCTCAAGATCGACCTCCTCATGGACTTCCTCAACGAGTTCTACGCCCACCCGCGCCTGCAG GATTACTACGTGGTGATCCTGTGCCCAACAGAGATGGACATCCAGGTGCGGCGCGTGCTGCAGATCCCCCTGTGGTCCCAGAGGGTGATCTACCTCCAGGGCTCTGCGCTCAAGGACCAGGACCTCATGAGAGCCAA GATGGACAATGGAGAGGCTTGCTTCATTCTCAGCAGCCGAAACGAGGTGGacagaacagcagca GACCACCAGACCATCCTGAGAGCCTGGGCTGTCAAAGACTTTGCTCCAAACTGTCCTCTATATGTTCAGATCCTAAAgccagaaaataaatttcacGTCAAGTTTGCTG ATCACGTCGTGTGTGAGGAGGAGTGCAAGTACGCCATGCTGGCACTGAACTGCGTCTGCCCCGCCACCTCCACCCTCATCACGCTGCTGGTGCACACCTCCCGTGGCCA GGAGGGCCAGGAGTCTCCGGAGCAGTGGCAGCGGATGTACGGGCGCTGCTCGGGCAACGAGGTCTATCACATCCGCATGGGGGACAGCAAATTCTTCATGGAGTACGAGGGGAAGAGCTTCACCTACGCCGCCTTCCACGCGCACAAGAA gtaCGGCGTCTGCCTGATCGGCATCCGGAGGGAGGAGAACAAAAGCATCCTGCTGAACCCCGGGCCGCGGCACATCATGGCAGCGTCAGACACCTGCTTCTACATCAACATCACCAAGGAGGAGAACTCTGCCTTCATCTTCAagcaggaggagaagcagaAGAAGAAGGGCTTTGCAGGCAGGGGCAGCTACGACGGCCCCTCCCGGCTGCCCGTGCACAGCATCATCGCCAGCATGG GTACAGTGGCCATGGACCTGCAGAACACCGAGTGCCgccctgccaacagcagcaAGCTGGCACTGCCCGCCGAGAACGGCTCGGGCACGCGCCGGCCCAGCATCGCCCCCGTCCTGGAGCTGGCTGACACCTCgtccctgctgccctgtgaCCTCCTCAGCGACCAGTCCGAGGACGAGATGACGCAGTCGGACGAGGAGGGCTCGGCGGTGGTGGA gTACGTGAAGGGCtaccccccaaactccccctaCATCGGGAGCTCCCCGACCCTGTGCCACCTTCTGCCTGAGAAAGCCCCGTTCTGCTGCCTGAGGCTGGACAAG GGCTGCAAACACAACAGCTTTGAGGACGCCAAAGCCTACGGCTTCAAGAACAAACTGATCATCGTTTCTGCAGAGACAGCTGGCAACGGCCTCTACAACTTCATCGTCCCGCTGCGGGCCTACTACCGCTCCCGCAAGGAGCTCAACCCCATCGTGTTGCTGCTGGACAACAA GCCTGAGCACCACTTTCTGGAGGCCATCTGCTGTTTCCCCATGGTTTACTACATGGAGGGCACCATTGACAA CCTGGACAGTTTGCTGCAGTGTGGCATCATCTACGCCGACAACTTGGTGGTGGTGGACAAGGAGAGCACCATGAGTGCTGAGGAGGACTACATGGCAGATGCCAAGACGATTGTCAACGTCCAGACCATGTTCAG GCTCTTCCCCAGCCTCAGCATTATCACGGAGCTGACCCACCCCTCCAACATGAGGTTCATGCAGTTCAGAGCAAAGGACAGTTACTCTCTGGCCCTTTCCAAGCTAGAAAAG AGAGAGCGAGAGAACggctccaacctggccttcaTGTTCCGGCTGCCCTTCGCGGCCGGGAGGGTCTTCAGCATCAGCATGTTGGACACGCTGCTCTACCAG TCGTTCGTGAAGGATTACATGATCACCATCACTCGGCTGCTGCTGGGCCTCGACACCACGCCGGGCTCCGGGTACCTCTGCGCG ATGAAGATCACAGAGGATGACCTGTGGATCAGGACGTACGGCCGCCTCTTCCAgaagctctgctcctccagcgCCGAGATCCCCATCGGCATCTACAGGACGGAGTCGCACATGTTCGCCACCTCCGAG ccccacgACATCCGAGCGCAG ATCTCAATCAATGTTGAGGACTGCGAGGACACCAAGGACGTCAAGGAGCACTGGGGCATCAAGACGAGCCACCACAGGAACTCGTGCTCCAGCGACCAGTCGGAGCACCCTCTGCTGCGGCGCAAGAGCATGCAGTGGGCACGGCGGCTCAGCAGGAAGGGCAACAAGCACTCCAGCAAGACGGCCGAGTGGATCAGCCAGCAGCGCCTCAGCCTGTACCGGCGCTCCGAGCGCCAGGAGCTGTCCGAGCTCGTCAAAAACCGTATGAAGCACCTGGGCTTGCCCACCACCGGGTACG AGGATGTAGCAAATTTAACAGCCAGTGATGTGATGAATCGGGTAAACCTGGGATATTTGCAAG ATGAGATGAACGACCACCAGAACACCTTGTCCTACGTCCTGATCAACCCTCCCCCGGACACGCGGCTGGAGCTCAACGACATCGT GTACCTGATCCGCTCGGACCCTCTGGCCCACGTGGCCAACGACGGCCACAGCCgcaagagcagctgcagcaacaAGCTGGGCTCCGGCAACCCCGAGACGCGCGACGAGACCCAGCTGTGA
- the KCNT1 gene encoding potassium channel subfamily T member 1 isoform X1 yields MPFSGEQRSLPGIYKAADGRPVCSECYTNRSFVYDDGSAHRLSSPGGCGGGDGGGSRKSGVILDIASLKMTELESEVLPLPPRYRFRDLLLGDQSFQSDDRVQVEFYVNENTFKERLKLFFIKNQRSSLRIRLFNFSLKLLTCLLYIVRVLLDNPEEGIGCWECEKQNYTAFNQSTNINWSHIFWVDRKTPLWAVQVSIALISFLETMLLTYLSYKGNIWEQIFRISFILEMINTVPFIITIFWPPLRNLFIPVFLNCWLAKYALENMINDLHRAIQRTQSAMFNQVLILICTLLCLVFTGTCGIQHLERAGEKLSLFKSFYFCIVTFSTVGYGDVTPKIWPSQLLVVIMICVALVVLPLQFEELVYLWMERQKSGGNYSRHRAQTEKHVVLCVSSLKIDLLMDFLNEFYAHPRLQDYYVVILCPTEMDIQVRRVLQIPLWSQRVIYLQGSALKDQDLMRAKMDNGEACFILSSRNEVDRTAADHQTILRAWAVKDFAPNCPLYVQILKPENKFHVKFADHVVCEEECKYAMLALNCVCPATSTLITLLVHTSRGQEGQESPEQWQRMYGRCSGNEVYHIRMGDSKFFMEYEGKSFTYAAFHAHKKYGVCLIGIRREENKSILLNPGPRHIMAASDTCFYINITKEENSAFIFKQEEKQKKKGFAGRGSYDGPSRLPVHSIIASMGTVAMDLQNTECRPANSSKLALPAENGSGTRRPSIAPVLELADTSSLLPCDLLSDQSEDEMTQSDEEGSAVVEYVKGYPPNSPYIGSSPTLCHLLPEKAPFCCLRLDKGCKHNSFEDAKAYGFKNKLIIVSAETAGNGLYNFIVPLRAYYRSRKELNPIVLLLDNKPEHHFLEAICCFPMVYYMEGTIDNLDSLLQCGIIYADNLVVVDKESTMSAEEDYMADAKTIVNVQTMFRLFPSLSIITELTHPSNMRFMQFRAKDSYSLALSKLEKRERENGSNLAFMFRLPFAAGRVFSISMLDTLLYQSFVKDYMITITRLLLGLDTTPGSGYLCAMKITEDDLWIRTYGRLFQKLCSSSAEIPIGIYRTESHMFATSEPHDIRAQSQISINVEDCEDTKDVKEHWGIKTSHHRNSCSSDQSEHPLLRRKSMQWARRLSRKGNKHSSKTAEWISQQRLSLYRRSERQELSELVKNRMKHLGLPTTGYEDVANLTASDVMNRVNLGYLQDEMNDHQNTLSYVLINPPPDTRLELNDIVYLIRSDPLAHVANDGHSRKSSCSNKLGSGNPETRDETQL; encoded by the exons GGTGCAGGTGGAGTTCTACGTGAATGAAAACACCTTCAAGGAGCGGCTGAAGCTCTTCTTCATCAAGAACCAGCGCTCGA GCCTGAGGATCCGGCTCTTCAACTTCTCCCTGAAGCTGCTGACGTGCCTGCTGTACATCGTGCGTGTGCTGCTGGACAACCCCGAGGAGGGCATCGGCTG CTGGGAATGCGAAAAGCAGAATTACACAGCGTTCAACCAGTCCACCAACATCAACTG GTCCCACATCTTTTGGGTGGACAGGAAAACCCCTCTGTGGGCCGTGCAG gtcaGCATCGCCCTCATCAGCTTCCTGGAGACCATGCTGCTCACCTATCTCAGCTACAAG GGGAACATCTGGGAACAGATCTTTCGCATTTCCTTCATCCTGGAGATGATCAACACGGTGCCGTTCATCATCACG ATATTCTGGCCTCCTTTACGGAATTTGTTCATTCCTGTGTTCCTGAACTGCTGGCTGGCCAAGTATGCCCTGGAGAACATGATT aacGATCTGCACCGAGCCATCCAAAGGACGCAGTCAGCGATGTTCAACCAGGTGCTCATCCTCATCTGCACCCTCCTGTGTCTCGTGTTCACGGG GACCTGCGGCATCCAGCACTTAGAAAGAGCAGGTGAGAAGCTCTCCCTCTTCAAGTCCTTCTATTTCTGCATCGTCACCTTTTCCACCGTGGGCTACGGAGACGTGACACCAAAGATTTGGCCTTCCCAGCTCCTCGTGGTGATCATGATCTGCGTGGCCCTGGTGGTGCTGCCGCTCCAG TTCGAGGAGCTCGTCTACCTGTGGATGGAGCGGCAGAAGTCGGGCGGGAATTACAGCCGGCACCGCGCGCAGACGGAGAAGCACGTGGTGCTGTGCGTCAGCTCCCTCAAGATCGACCTCCTCATGGACTTCCTCAACGAGTTCTACGCCCACCCGCGCCTGCAG GATTACTACGTGGTGATCCTGTGCCCAACAGAGATGGACATCCAGGTGCGGCGCGTGCTGCAGATCCCCCTGTGGTCCCAGAGGGTGATCTACCTCCAGGGCTCTGCGCTCAAGGACCAGGACCTCATGAGAGCCAA GATGGACAATGGAGAGGCTTGCTTCATTCTCAGCAGCCGAAACGAGGTGGacagaacagcagca GACCACCAGACCATCCTGAGAGCCTGGGCTGTCAAAGACTTTGCTCCAAACTGTCCTCTATATGTTCAGATCCTAAAgccagaaaataaatttcacGTCAAGTTTGCTG ATCACGTCGTGTGTGAGGAGGAGTGCAAGTACGCCATGCTGGCACTGAACTGCGTCTGCCCCGCCACCTCCACCCTCATCACGCTGCTGGTGCACACCTCCCGTGGCCA GGAGGGCCAGGAGTCTCCGGAGCAGTGGCAGCGGATGTACGGGCGCTGCTCGGGCAACGAGGTCTATCACATCCGCATGGGGGACAGCAAATTCTTCATGGAGTACGAGGGGAAGAGCTTCACCTACGCCGCCTTCCACGCGCACAAGAA gtaCGGCGTCTGCCTGATCGGCATCCGGAGGGAGGAGAACAAAAGCATCCTGCTGAACCCCGGGCCGCGGCACATCATGGCAGCGTCAGACACCTGCTTCTACATCAACATCACCAAGGAGGAGAACTCTGCCTTCATCTTCAagcaggaggagaagcagaAGAAGAAGGGCTTTGCAGGCAGGGGCAGCTACGACGGCCCCTCCCGGCTGCCCGTGCACAGCATCATCGCCAGCATGG GTACAGTGGCCATGGACCTGCAGAACACCGAGTGCCgccctgccaacagcagcaAGCTGGCACTGCCCGCCGAGAACGGCTCGGGCACGCGCCGGCCCAGCATCGCCCCCGTCCTGGAGCTGGCTGACACCTCgtccctgctgccctgtgaCCTCCTCAGCGACCAGTCCGAGGACGAGATGACGCAGTCGGACGAGGAGGGCTCGGCGGTGGTGGA gTACGTGAAGGGCtaccccccaaactccccctaCATCGGGAGCTCCCCGACCCTGTGCCACCTTCTGCCTGAGAAAGCCCCGTTCTGCTGCCTGAGGCTGGACAAG GGCTGCAAACACAACAGCTTTGAGGACGCCAAAGCCTACGGCTTCAAGAACAAACTGATCATCGTTTCTGCAGAGACAGCTGGCAACGGCCTCTACAACTTCATCGTCCCGCTGCGGGCCTACTACCGCTCCCGCAAGGAGCTCAACCCCATCGTGTTGCTGCTGGACAACAA GCCTGAGCACCACTTTCTGGAGGCCATCTGCTGTTTCCCCATGGTTTACTACATGGAGGGCACCATTGACAA CCTGGACAGTTTGCTGCAGTGTGGCATCATCTACGCCGACAACTTGGTGGTGGTGGACAAGGAGAGCACCATGAGTGCTGAGGAGGACTACATGGCAGATGCCAAGACGATTGTCAACGTCCAGACCATGTTCAG GCTCTTCCCCAGCCTCAGCATTATCACGGAGCTGACCCACCCCTCCAACATGAGGTTCATGCAGTTCAGAGCAAAGGACAGTTACTCTCTGGCCCTTTCCAAGCTAGAAAAG AGAGAGCGAGAGAACggctccaacctggccttcaTGTTCCGGCTGCCCTTCGCGGCCGGGAGGGTCTTCAGCATCAGCATGTTGGACACGCTGCTCTACCAG TCGTTCGTGAAGGATTACATGATCACCATCACTCGGCTGCTGCTGGGCCTCGACACCACGCCGGGCTCCGGGTACCTCTGCGCG ATGAAGATCACAGAGGATGACCTGTGGATCAGGACGTACGGCCGCCTCTTCCAgaagctctgctcctccagcgCCGAGATCCCCATCGGCATCTACAGGACGGAGTCGCACATGTTCGCCACCTCCGAG ccccacgACATCCGAGCGCAG TCACAGATCTCAATCAATGTTGAGGACTGCGAGGACACCAAGGACGTCAAGGAGCACTGGGGCATCAAGACGAGCCACCACAGGAACTCGTGCTCCAGCGACCAGTCGGAGCACCCTCTGCTGCGGCGCAAGAGCATGCAGTGGGCACGGCGGCTCAGCAGGAAGGGCAACAAGCACTCCAGCAAGACGGCCGAGTGGATCAGCCAGCAGCGCCTCAGCCTGTACCGGCGCTCCGAGCGCCAGGAGCTGTCCGAGCTCGTCAAAAACCGTATGAAGCACCTGGGCTTGCCCACCACCGGGTACG AGGATGTAGCAAATTTAACAGCCAGTGATGTGATGAATCGGGTAAACCTGGGATATTTGCAAG ATGAGATGAACGACCACCAGAACACCTTGTCCTACGTCCTGATCAACCCTCCCCCGGACACGCGGCTGGAGCTCAACGACATCGT GTACCTGATCCGCTCGGACCCTCTGGCCCACGTGGCCAACGACGGCCACAGCCgcaagagcagctgcagcaacaAGCTGGGCTCCGGCAACCCCGAGACGCGCGACGAGACCCAGCTGTGA